One Kribbella sp. NBC_00662 genomic region harbors:
- a CDS encoding alpha/beta fold hydrolase, translated as MSENPVVVLVHGAFAESASWNGVIERLQAQSIEAVAAPNALRSLDGDAQYVRDVIAGIGRPVVLVGHSYGGMVITEAAANNDAVKALVYVCAFAPDQGESAFALSAKFPGSTLGDALNAYPVSTGGNDLAIRKDVFHQQFCADVPDDVAALMAATQRPATEAALTANLATDSPAWKSTPSWFVFSDQDLNIPVALHRFMAERAGAKDTREIAGASHALSVSQPEAVTTTILEALSA; from the coding sequence ATGAGCGAGAATCCGGTCGTCGTCCTGGTCCACGGCGCGTTCGCCGAATCGGCCAGCTGGAACGGCGTGATCGAGCGCCTGCAGGCACAGTCGATCGAGGCCGTCGCAGCGCCGAACGCGTTGCGCAGCCTCGACGGCGACGCGCAGTACGTCCGCGACGTGATCGCCGGCATCGGCAGGCCCGTCGTCCTGGTCGGCCATTCGTACGGCGGCATGGTGATCACCGAGGCCGCGGCGAACAACGACGCGGTCAAGGCGCTGGTCTACGTCTGCGCGTTCGCGCCCGACCAGGGGGAGAGCGCGTTCGCGTTGTCCGCCAAGTTCCCGGGCAGCACGCTCGGCGACGCGCTGAACGCCTACCCGGTCAGCACCGGCGGTAACGACCTGGCGATCCGCAAGGACGTCTTCCACCAGCAGTTCTGCGCCGACGTACCGGACGACGTGGCCGCGCTGATGGCCGCGACGCAGCGACCGGCGACCGAGGCAGCCCTGACCGCCAACCTGGCGACCGACAGCCCGGCGTGGAAGTCGACCCCGTCGTGGTTCGTGTTCAGCGACCAGGACCTCAACATCCCGGTCGCGCTGCACCGTTTCATGGCCGAGCGGGCCGGCGCGAAGGACACCCGTGAGATCGCGGGTGCCTCGCACGCCCTGAGCGTGTCCCAGCCCGAGGCCGTGACCACCACGATCCTGGAGGCGCTGAGCGCCTGA
- a CDS encoding L-aspartate oxidase — protein MSITEQQIATSVLVIGTGGAGLRAAIELAEQGVEVLALGKRPRSDAHTSLAAGGINAALATMDPEDTWQQHAADTLQESYLLANPITVEIVARGAARGIEDLERWGMPFAREADGRISQRFFGAHTYRRTAFAGDYTGLEIQRTLINRAVQLGVPILDTVYVTSILVKDNTVFGAYGFDLTTGRRYVIHADAVILAAGGHTRIWRRTSSRRDENTGDAFRLAVKAGGRLRDPELVQFHPSGLIEPENAAGTLVSEAARGEGGQLRNALGERFMARYDADRMELSTRDRVALAEYTEIREGRGTPNGGVWLDVSHLPRETIMRRLPRVYQTLLELQMLDITKQPIEIAPTAHYSMGGVWVRPEDHGTGVDGLWAIGEAASGLHGANRLGGNSLIELLVFGRIVAEEAAKYSIGRQAQLRSADAVAEARAEIDDLLANDGPENVRALQRSLRDTMTARAGVVRDEHGLNAGLAELAELEERITQVGVHPDIAGFQDLAHAFDLKASAMAARATLDAALVRRETRGCHNRSDYPELDDALQVNFVWSGPGAIEAEQIPPIPDEFRRLMRHVSSDGKLVE, from the coding sequence ATGAGCATCACCGAACAGCAGATCGCCACCTCGGTTCTGGTGATCGGGACCGGTGGTGCCGGCCTCCGGGCGGCGATCGAGCTGGCAGAACAGGGCGTCGAGGTGCTCGCCCTCGGCAAGCGCCCACGATCCGACGCGCACACGTCGCTGGCGGCCGGCGGCATCAACGCCGCGCTGGCCACGATGGACCCCGAGGACACCTGGCAGCAGCACGCGGCCGACACGCTGCAGGAGAGCTACCTGCTCGCGAACCCGATCACGGTCGAGATCGTCGCCAGGGGCGCCGCCCGCGGGATCGAGGACCTGGAGCGCTGGGGCATGCCGTTCGCGCGCGAGGCGGACGGTCGGATCTCGCAGCGGTTCTTCGGAGCGCACACCTACCGCCGCACCGCATTCGCCGGCGACTACACCGGTCTGGAGATCCAGCGCACGTTGATCAACCGCGCGGTGCAGCTCGGCGTACCGATCCTGGACACGGTCTACGTGACGTCGATCCTGGTCAAGGACAACACCGTCTTCGGGGCGTACGGGTTCGATCTGACGACCGGTCGGCGCTACGTCATCCACGCCGACGCGGTGATCCTGGCCGCGGGCGGCCACACCCGGATCTGGCGGCGTACGTCGTCGCGGCGCGACGAGAACACCGGCGACGCGTTCCGGCTCGCGGTCAAGGCGGGCGGGAGGCTGCGTGATCCCGAGCTCGTCCAGTTCCACCCGTCCGGGCTGATCGAGCCCGAGAACGCCGCCGGCACGCTGGTCTCCGAGGCGGCCCGCGGCGAGGGCGGCCAACTGCGCAACGCGCTCGGCGAGCGGTTCATGGCCCGGTACGACGCGGACCGGATGGAGCTGTCGACGCGGGACCGCGTCGCGCTGGCGGAGTACACCGAGATCAGGGAAGGCCGCGGCACCCCGAACGGCGGCGTCTGGCTGGACGTGTCCCACCTCCCCCGGGAGACGATCATGCGTCGGCTCCCGCGCGTCTACCAGACGCTGCTCGAACTGCAGATGCTCGACATCACCAAGCAGCCGATCGAGATCGCCCCGACCGCGCACTACTCGATGGGCGGAGTCTGGGTCCGGCCCGAGGACCACGGCACCGGCGTCGACGGGTTGTGGGCGATCGGCGAGGCGGCCAGCGGGCTGCACGGCGCGAACCGGCTCGGCGGCAACTCGCTGATCGAGCTGCTCGTGTTCGGGCGGATCGTGGCCGAGGAAGCCGCGAAGTACTCGATCGGCCGGCAGGCGCAGCTGCGGTCGGCCGACGCGGTCGCCGAAGCCCGGGCCGAGATCGACGACCTGCTCGCGAACGACGGGCCGGAGAACGTCCGCGCCCTGCAACGGTCCCTGCGCGACACCATGACCGCGCGCGCCGGCGTCGTCCGCGACGAGCACGGGCTGAACGCCGGACTGGCGGAGCTGGCCGAGCTCGAGGAGCGGATCACGCAGGTCGGCGTGCATCCGGACATCGCCGGCTTCCAGGACCTGGCGCACGCGTTCGACCTGAAGGCGTCGGCGATGGCGGCGCGGGCGACCCTTGACGCCGCGCTGGTCCGGCGGGAGACACGCGGCTGCCACAACCGGTCCGACTACCCCGAGCTCGACGACGCATTGCAGGTGAACTTCGTCTGGTCCGGTCCCGGTGCCATCGAGGCCGAGCAGATCCCGCCGATCCCGGACGAGTTCCGGCGGCTGATGCGGCACGTCTCGAGCGACGGCAAGCTGGTCGAGTGA
- a CDS encoding N-acetylmuramoyl-L-alanine amidase — protein sequence MPYLTDLAGVARKTSLEVIEVPGWQTRGRDEMSDVRAVVCHHTATLNKTADMPSLDTLINGRPDLSGPLSHFGLSRSGKVYVIAAGRCNHAGTVRDPSWGNSHSIGIEAEATGTDATWPEVQMAAYAQLCRVLIDHFGLSVNAVLGHKEVADPPKRKIDPNFDMDAFRTRISSLSGITPPPPTPSTPTPAPTPAPTPPATSSWWSWLPSLPWFEGEVAATPIASTRPSRDVLPAYLSGQALNVRRHLVALRDFRRDEFGAQPARPSEGHVQAVNALLATLRGPLNTIVERLDRATDAAQTNPSPHRVGLALDLKSQAHDLVRATERVWDFYFELFGQRQSAFGEWLDACDRITLDCYQHVFMHLGNERSIPAPPPFCYMRTGFSPATFRRGIPLRRLGRQLNPFPLVQLPYHRLVNPWTIGAILHEVSHNLQNELQLEQAIPSSIGRRLREAGVPVAVSNIWVRWNREIFGDMVGGLLGGEAFVSSLMDVIGRGPAQSFGYTPRSVHPTPYLRTFLSCELLRRMGFPERAAEFRRAWSQLYSVPRESTMPPKLLATARTAIPAVVEAVCYTPFQGLGGKSLREVIFFEPRHQAMIDEAGVRLAKGVDPGVVPERFLIGAVRSALDHHRAEPDQLMRNFYAQLARR from the coding sequence ATGCCGTACCTGACGGACCTCGCGGGCGTCGCCCGTAAGACCAGCCTCGAGGTCATCGAGGTACCCGGCTGGCAGACCCGCGGCCGGGACGAGATGAGCGACGTCCGCGCGGTCGTGTGTCATCACACCGCGACGCTGAACAAGACCGCCGACATGCCGTCGCTGGACACCCTGATCAACGGGCGTCCGGACCTCAGTGGTCCGTTGTCGCACTTCGGGTTGTCGCGGTCCGGCAAAGTGTACGTGATCGCGGCCGGACGCTGTAACCACGCCGGCACCGTGCGGGATCCGTCGTGGGGCAACAGCCACTCGATCGGCATCGAGGCCGAGGCGACCGGTACGGACGCGACCTGGCCCGAGGTGCAGATGGCGGCGTACGCGCAGTTGTGCCGGGTGCTGATCGATCACTTCGGGCTGAGTGTGAACGCGGTGCTCGGGCACAAGGAGGTCGCGGATCCGCCCAAGCGGAAGATCGACCCGAACTTCGATATGGACGCGTTCCGCACCCGCATCAGCTCGCTCAGCGGTATCACTCCCCCACCACCTACGCCCTCCACACCTACTCCTGCTCCTACTCCTGCTCCAACTCCTCCTGCTACCTCCTCCTGGTGGTCGTGGCTGCCTTCACTCCCGTGGTTCGAAGGCGAGGTGGCCGCGACTCCCATCGCTTCGACGCGACCGAGCCGCGACGTGCTTCCGGCGTACCTGTCCGGCCAGGCGCTCAACGTCCGCCGGCACCTGGTCGCACTCCGCGACTTCCGCCGCGACGAGTTCGGCGCCCAACCCGCCCGTCCGAGCGAAGGACACGTGCAGGCCGTCAACGCCCTGCTGGCAACGCTGCGCGGACCGCTGAACACGATCGTCGAGCGGCTGGATCGCGCCACCGACGCCGCGCAGACCAACCCGTCGCCGCACCGCGTCGGCCTCGCCCTCGACCTGAAGTCGCAGGCACACGATCTGGTCCGCGCCACCGAACGCGTCTGGGACTTCTACTTCGAGCTGTTCGGGCAACGCCAGAGCGCGTTCGGCGAATGGCTCGACGCCTGCGACCGGATCACCCTTGATTGCTATCAGCACGTATTCATGCACCTGGGCAACGAACGCAGCATCCCGGCCCCGCCCCCGTTCTGCTACATGCGGACCGGATTCTCACCGGCCACGTTCCGGCGCGGCATCCCGCTGCGCCGGCTCGGGCGGCAGCTGAACCCGTTTCCCCTGGTGCAGTTGCCTTATCACCGCCTGGTCAACCCGTGGACCATCGGCGCGATCCTGCACGAGGTGTCGCACAACCTGCAGAACGAGCTGCAGCTCGAGCAGGCGATTCCGTCGTCGATCGGGCGACGGTTGCGTGAGGCCGGCGTACCTGTTGCCGTGAGCAACATTTGGGTCAGGTGGAACCGGGAGATCTTCGGCGACATGGTCGGCGGCCTGCTAGGTGGCGAGGCGTTCGTGTCGTCGTTGATGGACGTGATCGGGCGCGGGCCGGCGCAGAGCTTCGGTTATACGCCGCGGTCGGTGCATCCGACGCCGTACCTGCGGACGTTCCTGTCCTGCGAACTGTTGCGCCGGATGGGGTTCCCGGAACGGGCCGCCGAGTTCCGGCGCGCGTGGTCGCAGCTGTACTCGGTCCCGCGCGAGTCGACGATGCCGCCGAAGCTGCTGGCCACCGCCCGGACCGCGATCCCGGCCGTCGTCGAGGCCGTCTGCTACACGCCGTTCCAGGGACTCGGCGGGAAGTCGCTGCGTGAGGTGATCTTCTTCGAGCCGCGGCACCAGGCGATGATCGACGAGGCCGGCGTACGGCTCGCCAAGGGTGTCGATCCCGGTGTCGTTCCGGAGCGGTTCCTGATCGGCGCCGTACGTTCCGCGCTCGATCATCATCGCGCCGAGCCGGACCAGTTGATGCGTAACTTCTACGCGCAGCTGGCCAGGCGGTGA